A region from the Myripristis murdjan chromosome 23, fMyrMur1.1, whole genome shotgun sequence genome encodes:
- the slco1d1 gene encoding solute carrier organic anion transporter family, member 1D1 — translation MKSSVTQIERRFDIPSSLIGVIDGSFEIGNLLVIAFVSYFGAKLHRPRLIGAGCLIMAAGSLCTALPHFFQGQYKYETSVSHSTNANSTENILPCLSNQTMTEDLTTHETRAACEKEAGSSMWVYVFLGNMLRGIGETPIMPLGVSYLDDFSREENTAFYLACIQTVGILGPMFGFMLGSFCAKLYVDIGSVDLDTVTINYKDSRWVGAWWLGFIVTGVVMLLSGIPFWFLPKSLPKQGEEQSQSKNTELTTVAEQENFLPQDNQDHEEKEKPVTFSELAKDFFPSLKRLFRNSVFPVIILTALVSVNAFIGMITFKPKYMEQVYGQSSSKAILLIGIMNLPAVALGIITGGFVLKRFKLGVIGAARVALSSSLCSFCLLLTQYFLHCDNAEVAGLTISYQGAPQLSYQPDTLLSQCNMGCTCSLKHWDPVCAYNGMTYASPCLAGCQSSTGTGKEMVFNNCTCIGEILTPGMNMSAVLGQCSRKSDCDRFFKFYMAVSVLGAFVSACGGTPGYIVLLRSIQPELKSLALGMQTLIVRTLGGIPPPIYFGALIDLTCLKWGTKRCGGRGACRLYDANAFRNTFLGLLYALYLLTNLLWVFLYFRIVKRQKKISLRNQAKENGLEGNEATNGHANINIVKNKEDLDRESTI, via the exons ATGAAGAGCTCCGTCACCCAGATTGAGAGGCGCTTTGACATCCCCAGCTCCCTCATAGGAGTCATTGATGGCAGCTTCGAGATCG GCAACCTGTTGGTGATAGCCTTCGTGAGCTACTTTGGTGCCAAGCTCCATCGTCCCAGGCTGATCGGTGCCGGCTGTCTGATCATGGCTGCTGGTAGCTTATGCACAGCTCTGCCTCACTTCTTCCAGGGACA GTATAAATATGAGACCAGCGTGTCCCACAGCACAAACGCCAACTCCACTGAGAACATCCTGCCGTGTCTGTCCAACCAAACCATGACTGAAGATTTGACCACACACGAGACCAGAGCAG CTTGTGAAAAGGAAGCCGGCTCGTCCATGTGGGTCTATGTATTCCTGGGAAACATGTTGCGCGGCATCGGGGAGACTCCCATCATGCCTTTGGGGGTGTCCTACCTGGACGACTTCTCCAGAGAGGAGAACACTGCCTTCTACTTGG CCTGCATCCAGACAGTAGGAATCTTGGGACCCATGTTTGGATTCATGCTTGGGTCTTTCTGTGCCAAGCTCTATGTGGACATTGGATCTGTGGATTTAG ACACTGTCACCATCAACTATAAAGACTCTCGCTGGGTGGGCGCCTGGTGGCTGGGCTTCATAGTGACTGGTGTCGTGATGCTGCTGTCTGGGATCCCCTTCTGGTTCCTGCCCAAGTCTCTGCCCAAGCAGGGCGAAGAGCAGAGCCAGAGCAAAAACACAGAGCTCACCACAGTGGCAGAGCAGGAGAATTTCCTACCACAGGACAACCAGGATcatgaggaaaaagagaagcCGGTTACCTTTTCTGAGCTGGCTAAAG ATTTCTTTCCGTCTCTGAAGAGGCTTTTCAGAAACAGCGTCTTCCCAGTGATCATCCTCACCGCCCTGGTGTCCGTCAATGCCTTCATTGGCATGATCACGTTCAAGCCGAAGTACATGGAGCAAGTGTACGGCCAGTCCTCCTCTAAGGCCATTCTCCTCATAG GTATCATGAACCTTCCTGCAGTGGCCCTGGGCATCATCACAGGAGGTTTTGTGCTGAAGCGCTTCAAGCTGGGAGTCATTGGGGCAGCCAGGGTGGCGCTgagctcctccctctgctccttctGTCTGCTCCTCACTCAGTACTTCCTCCACTGTGACAACGCAGAGGTGGCAGGCCTCACCATCTCGTACCAAGG gGCTCCTCAGCTGTCCTACCAGCCAGACACTCTGCTGTCCCAGTGCAACATGGGCTGCACCTGTTCGCTGAAGCACTGGGACCCAGTCTGCGCCTACAATGGCATGACGTACGCCTCGCCCTGCCTGGCTGGCTGTCAGAGCTCCACCGGGACCGGCAAGGAGATG GTATTCAATAACTGTACATGTATTGGGGAGATCTTAACTCCAGGCATGAACATGTCCGCCGTGCTCGGCCAGTGTTCCAGGAAAAGTGACTGCGACCGCTTCTTCAAATTCTACATGGCAGTGTCGGTACTTGGGGCCTTCGTTTCCGCCTGCGGGGGCACGCCGGGATACATTGTGCTGCTCAG GTCCATACAGCCGGAGCTGAAGTCACTGGCTTTGGGTATGCAGACGCTGATAGTAAGAACTCTGG gtggGATCCCCCCTCCTATATATTTCGGAGCGCTGATTGACCTGACATGTTTGAAGTGGGGAACCAAGCGGTGCGGAGGCCGTGGAGCGTGTAGACTGTACGATGCCAATGCATTCAG AAATACATTCCTGGGGTTGCTCTATGCGCTCTACCTCCTGACCAACCTGCTGTGGGTATTCCTCTACTTCCGAATTGTCAAGAGGCAGAAGAAGATATCGCTGAGGAATCAAGCCAAAGAGAACGGCCTGGAGGGTAATGAAGCGACCAATGGACACGCTAATATCAACATTGTCAAAAACAAAGAGGACctggacagagagagcacaATTTAA